From the genome of Lotus japonicus ecotype B-129 chromosome 6, LjGifu_v1.2, one region includes:
- the LOC130726076 gene encoding GATA transcription factor 1, giving the protein MVMGALGSVDDLLNFSSDIGEEDDDDEKPNKAFPSLNPICSDPPSFNPSDLNGRSHSVPAYAEEELEWLSNKDAFPAIETFVELSSIHPDLAKHQKAAPKIDYSTSSSNSNNSSNSITLLSGYDHLKVPVRARSRRRSRRRPIIADNSGQQFWWQQLSNEICKEEAIKISTIGRKCLHCGAEKTPQWRAGPHGPKTLCNACGVRFKSGRLVPEYRPASSPTFRTELHSNSHRKVMEMRKQKHMGMG; this is encoded by the exons ATGGTAATGGGGGCTCTTGGTTCTGTGGATGACCTCTTGAATTTCTCATCAGACATtggtgaggaagatgatgatgacgaGAAACCTAACAAAGCCTTTCCTTCACTTAACCCAATATGCAGTGATCCACCATCATTTAACCCATCGGACCTGAACGGTCGTAGTCATTCAGTTCCT GCATATGCAGAAGAGGAGCTCGAATGGTTATCTAACAAAGATGCATTTCCTGCCATTGAAACATTTGTCGAGTTATCTTCTATTCATCCAGATCTAGCAAAGCACCAAAAGGCTGCCCCAAAGATTGACTATAGCACAAGCAGTAGCAACAGTAATAACAGCAGTAACAGCATTACCCTCTTAAGTGGCTACGATCACCTGAAAGTCCCTGTCCGTGCACGGAGCAGGCGTCGCAGTAGGCGTCGCCCTATCATTGCTGACAACTCTGGCCAGCAATTCTGGTGGCAACAACTGAGCAATGAAATTTGCAAAGAAGAAGCGATAAAAATCTCAACCATTGGGAGGAAATGTCTTCACTGTGGAGCTGAAAAAACTCCACAATGGCGTGCAGGTCCCCATGGTCCAAAAACACTTTGTAATGCATGTGGTGTTAGATTTAAGTCTGGCAGACTTGTGCCTGAATACCGTCCGGCAAGTAGCCCAACTTTTCGCACTGAATTACATTCCAATTCCCACAGGAAGGTAATGGAGATGAGGAAGCAAAAGCATATGGGAATGGGTTGA
- the LOC130726468 gene encoding pre-mRNA-splicing factor ATP-dependent RNA helicase DEAH7-like isoform X2 gives MTETMLMFGGGGGEDRVKFVARKRKVREDVVGRRSSVYDAVVAKKKLSHWEDRQLINSGVVRRGIQTCEFDDDEEEHTKVTLLVHDTKPPFLDGRLVFTKQADPIMPIKDPTSDMAIISCKGSNLVRKIHEKQSMDKSRKHFWELAGSKLGDILGVEKTAEEMDAVGQDGKIDLPKFSQHLNKREEAVSEFAKSKSMSEQRQYLPIFSVREELLQVIRENQVVVVVGETGSGKSTQLAQYLHEDGYTVGGGIVGCTQPRRVAAMSVAKRVSEEMETELGDQVGYAIRFEDVTGPNTIIKYMTDGVLLRETLKDSDLDKYRVIVMDEAHERSLNTDVLFGILKKVVAQRRDFKLIVTSATLNAQKFSNFFGSAPVFHIPGRTFDVNTIWSKTPCEDYVEGAVKQAMTIHLTSPPGDILIFMTGQDDIEAACYALAERMDQIMVSSSSSKKQVPKLLILPIYSQLPADLQAKIFQKAEDGARKCIVATNIAETSLTVDGIHYVIDTGYGKMKVYNPRLGMDALQVFPVSRAAADQRAGRAGRTGPGTCYRLYTESAYLNEMLPSPVPEIQRANLSNVILLLKSLRVEDVLDFDFMDPPPRDNILNSMYQLWVLGALNNVGGLTDLGWKMVEFPLDPPLAKMLLMGEKLGCLEEVLTIVSMLSVPSVFFRPKDRAEESDAARERFSVPESDHLTLYNVYQQWKQHDYRGDWCNDHFLHVKGLRKAREVRSQLLDILKKLNIPLTTCFPDTDIVRKAVCSAYFHNSARSKGVREYINCRSGMPCHLHPSSALYGMGCTPEYVVYHELVLTSKEYMQCTTAVEPQWLAELGPMFFSIKESDTSLLEHKKKQNQEKTSMEEEMENLEKVQAEVERKRKQKEKEKMAQHQQQISMPETLEAIMVEIYPRPLILRA, from the exons ATGACAGAGACGATGTTAATGtttggcggcggcggcggcgaggACAGAGTGAAGTTTGTGGCGAGAAAAAGAAAAGTGCGAGAAGATGTTGTTGGTAGACGCAGTTCTGTGTATGATGCTGTTGTTGCGAAGAAGAAATTGTCTCACTGGGAGGACCGACAATTGATTAATTCAGGTGTTGTTAGAAGAGGTATTCAGACTTGTgaatttgatgatgatgaagaagaacacACAAAGGTTACTCTTCTTGTCCATGATACAAAGCCTCCTTttcttgatggcagacttgttTTCACCAAGCAGGCAGACCCAATAATGCCAATCAAAGATCCAACCTCTGACATGGCCATAATTTCCTGCAAAGGGTCCAATCTAGTCCGAAAAATCCATGAGAAGCAGAGTATGGATAAATCTCGCAAGCACTTTTGGGAGCTAGCAGGTTCAAAGCTTGGTGATATCTTAGGAGTTGAGAAGACAGCAGAAGAGATGGATGCAGTGGGTCAAGatggtaaaatcgatttacctAAGTTTTCACAGCACTTGAACAAGAGGGAAGAAGCCGTGAGTGAGTTTGCTAAGTCAAAATCCATGTCAGAGCAAAGGCAATACCTGCCAATTTTTTCAGTGCGAGAAGAGTTATTGCAGGTCATTCGCGAAAATCAGGTCGTGGTAGTGGTTGGAGAAACTGGTTCAGGAAAATCAACCCAATTGGCACAGTATCTTCATGAGGATGGCTATACTGTAGGTGGTGGTATTGTAGGTTGCACGCAGCCGAGGCGTGTGGCAGCTATGAGTGTTGCTAAGAGAGTTAGTGAGGAGATGGAAACCGAGTTGGGTGATCAAGTTGGTTATGCTATCCGTTTTGAAGATGTCACTGGCCCAAATACCATTATAAAGTACATGACTGATGGGGTACTTCTGCGCGAAACACTCAAAGACTCTGATCTAGACAAATATCGGGTTATTGTCATGGATGAAGCCCATGAAAGATCATTAAACACAGATGTTCTTTTTGGAATTCTCAAGAAAGTTGTAGCTCAACGTCGCGATTTCAAGCTAATTGTCACTTCAGCTACCCTCAATGCACAgaaattttcaaatttctttGGAAGTGCACCTGTTTTTCATATTCCTGGGAGAACATTTGATGTGAATACAATATGGAGTAAAACCCCTTGTGAAGACTATGTGGAAGGTGCAGTGAAGCAGGCTATGACTATTCACCTAACCAGCCCTCCAGGTGACATCCTTATCTTCATGACTGGCCAAGATGACATTGAGGCAGCTTGCTATGCCCTTGCTGAAAGAATGGACCAGATCATGgtgtcctcttcttcttcaaagaAACAAGTTCCTAAACTATTGATCCTTCCCATATACTCTCAACTCCCTGCTGACTTGCAAGCCAAAATTTTTCAGAAAGCTGAAGATGGAGCCCGAAAATGCATTGTCGCCACTAATATTGCAGAGACATCCTTGACTGTGGACGGCATTCACTATGTCATAGATACAGGCTATGGTAAAATGAAGGTGTATAACCCTAGGTTGGGCATGGACGCTCTCCAAGTCTTCCCAGTTAGCCGTGCTGCTGCGGACCAGCGTGCTGGTCGAGCCGGCAGAACTGGACCCGGTACTTGCTATCGGCTGTATACTGAGAGCGCTTACCTGAATGAGATGCTTCCCAGTCCCGTTCCAGAGATCCAGAGGGCCAACCTCAGCAACGTGATCTTGCTGCTGAAATCCCTCAGAGTTGAAGACGTGCTTGATTTCGATTTCATGGATCCACCCCCGCGAGATAACATCCTCAACTCTATGTACCAGTTGTGGGTGTTGGGAGCCCTGAACAATGTAGGAGGATTAACCGATCTCGGCTGGAAAATGGTCGAGTTTCCACTCGACCCTCCGCTCGCGAAGATGCTTCTGATGGGCGAAAAGCTAGGCTGCCTCGAGGAGGTTCTAACCATCGTCTCGATGCTTTCCGTACCATCCGTTTTCTTCCGACCCAAGGACCGAGCTGAGGAGAGTGATGCTGCGCGGGAAAGATTTTCCGTTCCGGAATCCGATCATTTGACCCTCTACAACGTTTACCAGCAGTGGAAACAGCATGACTACCGAGGGGATTGGTGCAATGACCACTTTTTACATGTTAAAGGTCTACGAAAGGCTAGAGAGGTTAGATCCCAGCTGCTCGACATCCTCAAGAAGCTTAACATTCCCTTGACCACATGCTTTCCTGATACTGACATTGTCAGAAAAGCGGTTTGTTCCGCCTACTTCCACAACTCGGCCAGATCAAAGGGGGTACGGGAATACATCAACTGCCGGAGTGGGATGCCGTGCCACCTTCACCCCAGCAGCGCTCTATACGGTATGGGTTGCACTCCCGAGTACGTTGTCTATCACGAGTTGGTCCTGACCTCGAAGGAGTACATGCAGTGTACCACAGCAGTGGAGCCCCAGTGGCTGGCCGAACTGGGACCCATGTTTTTCTCTATTAAGGAGTCTGATACATCGTTACTGGAACACAAGAAGAAACAAAATCAGGAGAAAACAAGCATGGAGGAGGAGATGGAGAATTTGGAGAAGGTACAAGCAGAGGTTGAGAGAAAAAGGAAACAGAAGGAGAAGGAAAAGATGGCTCAGCATCAGCAGCAAATTTCCATGCCAG AAACCTTGGAAGCTATAATGGTGGAAATTTACCCGAGGCCCTTAATTTTAAGGGCATGA
- the LOC130726468 gene encoding pre-mRNA-splicing factor ATP-dependent RNA helicase DEAH7-like isoform X1 → MTETMLMFGGGGGEDRVKFVARKRKVREDVVGRRSSVYDAVVAKKKLSHWEDRQLINSGVVRRGIQTCEFDDDEEEHTKVTLLVHDTKPPFLDGRLVFTKQADPIMPIKDPTSDMAIISCKGSNLVRKIHEKQSMDKSRKHFWELAGSKLGDILGVEKTAEEMDAVGQDGKIDLPKFSQHLNKREEAVSEFAKSKSMSEQRQYLPIFSVREELLQVIRENQVVVVVGETGSGKSTQLAQYLHEDGYTVGGGIVGCTQPRRVAAMSVAKRVSEEMETELGDQVGYAIRFEDVTGPNTIIKYMTDGVLLRETLKDSDLDKYRVIVMDEAHERSLNTDVLFGILKKVVAQRRDFKLIVTSATLNAQKFSNFFGSAPVFHIPGRTFDVNTIWSKTPCEDYVEGAVKQAMTIHLTSPPGDILIFMTGQDDIEAACYALAERMDQIMVSSSSSKKQVPKLLILPIYSQLPADLQAKIFQKAEDGARKCIVATNIAETSLTVDGIHYVIDTGYGKMKVYNPRLGMDALQVFPVSRAAADQRAGRAGRTGPGTCYRLYTESAYLNEMLPSPVPEIQRANLSNVILLLKSLRVEDVLDFDFMDPPPRDNILNSMYQLWVLGALNNVGGLTDLGWKMVEFPLDPPLAKMLLMGEKLGCLEEVLTIVSMLSVPSVFFRPKDRAEESDAARERFSVPESDHLTLYNVYQQWKQHDYRGDWCNDHFLHVKGLRKAREVRSQLLDILKKLNIPLTTCFPDTDIVRKAVCSAYFHNSARSKGVREYINCRSGMPCHLHPSSALYGMGCTPEYVVYHELVLTSKEYMQCTTAVEPQWLAELGPMFFSIKESDTSLLEHKKKQNQEKTSMEEEMENLEKVQAEVERKRKQKEKEKMAQHQQQISMPGLRKNSSTYMRPKKLETLEAIMVEIYPRPLILRA, encoded by the exons ATGACAGAGACGATGTTAATGtttggcggcggcggcggcgaggACAGAGTGAAGTTTGTGGCGAGAAAAAGAAAAGTGCGAGAAGATGTTGTTGGTAGACGCAGTTCTGTGTATGATGCTGTTGTTGCGAAGAAGAAATTGTCTCACTGGGAGGACCGACAATTGATTAATTCAGGTGTTGTTAGAAGAGGTATTCAGACTTGTgaatttgatgatgatgaagaagaacacACAAAGGTTACTCTTCTTGTCCATGATACAAAGCCTCCTTttcttgatggcagacttgttTTCACCAAGCAGGCAGACCCAATAATGCCAATCAAAGATCCAACCTCTGACATGGCCATAATTTCCTGCAAAGGGTCCAATCTAGTCCGAAAAATCCATGAGAAGCAGAGTATGGATAAATCTCGCAAGCACTTTTGGGAGCTAGCAGGTTCAAAGCTTGGTGATATCTTAGGAGTTGAGAAGACAGCAGAAGAGATGGATGCAGTGGGTCAAGatggtaaaatcgatttacctAAGTTTTCACAGCACTTGAACAAGAGGGAAGAAGCCGTGAGTGAGTTTGCTAAGTCAAAATCCATGTCAGAGCAAAGGCAATACCTGCCAATTTTTTCAGTGCGAGAAGAGTTATTGCAGGTCATTCGCGAAAATCAGGTCGTGGTAGTGGTTGGAGAAACTGGTTCAGGAAAATCAACCCAATTGGCACAGTATCTTCATGAGGATGGCTATACTGTAGGTGGTGGTATTGTAGGTTGCACGCAGCCGAGGCGTGTGGCAGCTATGAGTGTTGCTAAGAGAGTTAGTGAGGAGATGGAAACCGAGTTGGGTGATCAAGTTGGTTATGCTATCCGTTTTGAAGATGTCACTGGCCCAAATACCATTATAAAGTACATGACTGATGGGGTACTTCTGCGCGAAACACTCAAAGACTCTGATCTAGACAAATATCGGGTTATTGTCATGGATGAAGCCCATGAAAGATCATTAAACACAGATGTTCTTTTTGGAATTCTCAAGAAAGTTGTAGCTCAACGTCGCGATTTCAAGCTAATTGTCACTTCAGCTACCCTCAATGCACAgaaattttcaaatttctttGGAAGTGCACCTGTTTTTCATATTCCTGGGAGAACATTTGATGTGAATACAATATGGAGTAAAACCCCTTGTGAAGACTATGTGGAAGGTGCAGTGAAGCAGGCTATGACTATTCACCTAACCAGCCCTCCAGGTGACATCCTTATCTTCATGACTGGCCAAGATGACATTGAGGCAGCTTGCTATGCCCTTGCTGAAAGAATGGACCAGATCATGgtgtcctcttcttcttcaaagaAACAAGTTCCTAAACTATTGATCCTTCCCATATACTCTCAACTCCCTGCTGACTTGCAAGCCAAAATTTTTCAGAAAGCTGAAGATGGAGCCCGAAAATGCATTGTCGCCACTAATATTGCAGAGACATCCTTGACTGTGGACGGCATTCACTATGTCATAGATACAGGCTATGGTAAAATGAAGGTGTATAACCCTAGGTTGGGCATGGACGCTCTCCAAGTCTTCCCAGTTAGCCGTGCTGCTGCGGACCAGCGTGCTGGTCGAGCCGGCAGAACTGGACCCGGTACTTGCTATCGGCTGTATACTGAGAGCGCTTACCTGAATGAGATGCTTCCCAGTCCCGTTCCAGAGATCCAGAGGGCCAACCTCAGCAACGTGATCTTGCTGCTGAAATCCCTCAGAGTTGAAGACGTGCTTGATTTCGATTTCATGGATCCACCCCCGCGAGATAACATCCTCAACTCTATGTACCAGTTGTGGGTGTTGGGAGCCCTGAACAATGTAGGAGGATTAACCGATCTCGGCTGGAAAATGGTCGAGTTTCCACTCGACCCTCCGCTCGCGAAGATGCTTCTGATGGGCGAAAAGCTAGGCTGCCTCGAGGAGGTTCTAACCATCGTCTCGATGCTTTCCGTACCATCCGTTTTCTTCCGACCCAAGGACCGAGCTGAGGAGAGTGATGCTGCGCGGGAAAGATTTTCCGTTCCGGAATCCGATCATTTGACCCTCTACAACGTTTACCAGCAGTGGAAACAGCATGACTACCGAGGGGATTGGTGCAATGACCACTTTTTACATGTTAAAGGTCTACGAAAGGCTAGAGAGGTTAGATCCCAGCTGCTCGACATCCTCAAGAAGCTTAACATTCCCTTGACCACATGCTTTCCTGATACTGACATTGTCAGAAAAGCGGTTTGTTCCGCCTACTTCCACAACTCGGCCAGATCAAAGGGGGTACGGGAATACATCAACTGCCGGAGTGGGATGCCGTGCCACCTTCACCCCAGCAGCGCTCTATACGGTATGGGTTGCACTCCCGAGTACGTTGTCTATCACGAGTTGGTCCTGACCTCGAAGGAGTACATGCAGTGTACCACAGCAGTGGAGCCCCAGTGGCTGGCCGAACTGGGACCCATGTTTTTCTCTATTAAGGAGTCTGATACATCGTTACTGGAACACAAGAAGAAACAAAATCAGGAGAAAACAAGCATGGAGGAGGAGATGGAGAATTTGGAGAAGGTACAAGCAGAGGTTGAGAGAAAAAGGAAACAGAAGGAGAAGGAAAAGATGGCTCAGCATCAGCAGCAAATTTCCATGCCAGGTTTAAGAAAGAATTCTTCCACATACATGAGACCAAAGAAGCTTG AAACCTTGGAAGCTATAATGGTGGAAATTTACCCGAGGCCCTTAATTTTAAGGGCATGA
- the LOC130721855 gene encoding protein FAR1-RELATED SEQUENCE 5-like encodes MTEPYLYEEDLLVDAACDAACGSGNVEPPSNIIPWVPPRISVDATHLFTTDQIFDTRDELEQWAKNVGKANGYVLVIARSDYAISGGKVFVTIKCAKHGIYRPYKDPNTFKYKKTASQKTDCKFNLKGRPTKGDRMWWLKVMDGKHNHEPAKSLVGHPYVGRLTEEEKGLVGTMTSTWTPPRQILAALKENNPSNLTTITQVYSCNKRFKKEERGPLTEMQHLMKKLVEAKYVHFERQQADSSEIRDLFWAHPDAVRLFNTFPHVVIMDCTYKTNRYQIPLLEMVGLTSTGLTFSIAFCYIVREHTIDYVWALECMKSLIADDARLPQVIVTDRDLALLSAVKQCLPNCTNLLCRFHINKNVEAKCKVLIGTDDFALSVMENWKCLIYAETVEQFDEEWKEMCVMCKDFPDFISYISTTWLKHKEKFVSAWTNSVLHFGTTTSNRAESAHSTLKRMLKDGRGDLCASWDAVDRLTTVRHNEIKASFERSINLVEHRFKSPMYTNIRGFVSRKAMQLMEDEQNRVMRDGCGCAFQVTHGLPCACALHSYDRIPYEAIHTFWKILGWDHVPIGSQASNQGDLKSEIDGLTAYFNTLDVAGQSMLRRKVKELYCPSSSSLCPPQVKIKPKRSSKAMESKPPSQQKPSLQRDPCYWEHVNNSLKPTPNKVSCPRSKKSKKSKQSSTSIYLDDLPSFFHQYIEKVIDVIADGNCGYRSVAALFRPDIGQDGWPLIREELLVELSENTAYYSNIFGYERVQSLQNRLILPIGTIATEDKWMSLPEMGYLIATRLQVVFISISLKGCYTYLPLRGGAPPEVHPVIAVGHVTNHFVQLKLKPGHPMPTIAPQWPFLAKEPTDQWIFPYAARLATFTAELNAWIDPTGGPQENVFIDLGED; translated from the exons ATGACTGAACCGTACCTATATGAAGAAGATTTACTGGTTGATGCCGCATGCGATGCCGCATGCGGTTCTGGGAATGTTGAGCCTCCTAGCAATATCATTCCGTGGGTGCCCCCTCGTATAAGCGTGGACGCCACacatttatttacaactgaCCAG ATATTTGATACTCGTGATGAGCTTGAACAATGGGCTAAGAATGTTGGAAAGGCGAATGGTTATGTGCTGGTGATTGCAAGGTCTGACTATGCTATAAGTGGAGGAAAGGTATTTGTTACTATTAAGTGTGCGAAGCATGGTATTTACAGGCCATACAAGGACCCGAATACATTCAAGTACAAAAAGACCGCATCACAAAAGACTGATTGTAAGTTTAATCTCAAAGGACGACCTACGAAGGGTGATAGAATGTGGTGGCTGAAAGTGATGGATGGtaaacacaaccatgaaccagctaaatCACTAGTTGGCCACCCCTACGTTGGTCGACTAACAGAGGAAGAGAAGGGGCTTGTGGGCACCATGACTAGTACTTGGACTCCACCGAGACAAATACTAGCGgcattgaaggaaaacaatccaaGTAACTTGACTACAATCACTCAAGTTTACAGTTGCAACAAAAGGTTTAAAAAAGAGGAGAGGGGaccattgacagaaatgcaacatttgatgaagaagttgGTAGAAGCCAAGTATGTTCACTTTGAAAGGCAACAAGCTGATTCAAGTGAGATTAGGGATCTCTTTTGGGCTCATCCTGATGCGGTCAGactcttcaacacattccctcaTGTGGTCATCATGGATTGCACGTACAAGACAAACAGATATCAGATCCCCTTGCTTGAAATGGTTGGTCTCACTTCTACGGGGTTGACTTTCTCCATAGCATTTTGCTACATAGTTAGGGAGCACACAATTGACTATGTTTGGGCCTTGGAGTGCATGAAGTCTCTTATTGCCGATGATGCCAGATTACCTCAAGTGATTGTGACTGACAGAGATTTGGCTTTACTGAGTGCTGTTAAGCAATGTCTTCCCAATTGTACCAATTTATTATGCCGGttccacataaacaagaatgtggaggcaaagtgcaaagtgttgattggcacggatgattttgcCCTTTCAGTGATGGAGAACTGGAAATGCCTGATTTATGCTGAaacagtggaacaatttgatgaGGAATGGAAGGAAATGTGTGTCATGTGTAAGGACTTCCCAGATTTCATATCCTAcatttctactacatggttaaAGCACAAGGAGAAATTTGTGAGTGCGTGGACCAATTCTGTGTTGCATTTTGGAACTACAACGAGTAACAG GGCTGAAAGTGCACACTCAACCTTGAAGAGGATGCTGAAAGACGGCAGAGGTGACTTGTGCGCCTCGTGGGATGCAGTGGATAGGTTGACCACTGTACGACACAATGAAATCAAGGCATCATTTGAGCGCAGTATCAACCTTGTAGAACATCGTTTCAAGTCGCCCATGTATACAAATATCAGGGGATTTGTGTCCAGAAAGGCCATGCAACTCATGGAAGATGAACAGAACAGAGTGATGCGTGATGGTTGTGGATGCGCATTCCAAGTTACCCATGGGCTTCCTTGTGCGTGTGCACTTCATAGTTATGATAGAATTCCGTATGAGGCAATCCATACTTTCTGGAAGATACTTGGTTGGGACCATGTACCCATTGGGAGTCAAGCCTCAAACCAAGGAGACCTCAAGTCAGAGATTGATGGCTTGACCGCTTATTTCAACACTTTGGATGTTGCGGGCCAAAGTATGCTAAGGAGGAAGGTAAAAGAGCTATATTGTCCTTCTAGTAGTTCACTGTGTCCTCCTCAAGTGAAGATAAAGCCCAAGCGCTCGTCCAAGGCTATGGAGAGTAAACCACCTAGTCAACAAAAACCATCCTTACAACGTGATCCTTGTTATTGGGAACATGTTAACAATAGCCTCAAGCCAACACCTAACAAAGTCTCTTGTCCTCGAAGCAAGAAGTCTAAGAAGAGCAAGCAGTCCTCCACCAGCATATACTTGGATGATTTGCCATCTTTCTTCCATCAATATATAGAAAAAGTCATAGATGTTATTGCAGATGGTAATTGTGGTTATAGATCAGTTGCTGCATTGTTCAGACCCGACATAGGTCAAGACGGTTGGCCTTTGATTAGGGAAGAGTTGCTTGTAGAACTCTCAGAGAATACCGCTTACTATAGCAACATATTTGGTTATGAGAGGGTTCAGTCtctacaaaatcgtctcatcctTCCGATTGGTACAATTGCAACGGAAGACAAGTGGATGTCTCTACCGGAGATGGGGTACCTCATTGCTACGAGGTTGCAAGTTGTCTTCatctccatttcactaaaaGGTTGTTACACTTATCTGCCATTGAGAGGAGGCGCCCCACCGGAAGTACATCCCGTTATAGCAGTTGGTCACGTCACCAACCACTTTGTTCAG CTCAAGCTTAAGCCGGGACATCCTATGCCAACAATAGCTCCCCAATGGCCGTTTTTGGCCAAAGAACCCACCGACCAATGGATCTTCCCGTATGCGGCGCGTTTGGCTACATTTACGGCAGAATTGAATGCTTGGATTGATCCTACGGGTGGTCCTCAAGAGAATGTCTTTATAGACCTTGGAGAAGATTGA